The Fortiea contorta PCC 7126 genome has a segment encoding these proteins:
- the cysE gene encoding serine O-acetyltransferase, producing the protein MLSTLRADFRIIFDRDPAARNWLEVLFCYPGLQALASHRLAHWLHRIGIPLIPRLISHLARFFTGIEIHPGAVIGQSVFIDHGMGVVIGETAIVGDYALIYQGVTLGGTGKETGKRHPTLGENVVVGAGAKVLGNIQIGNNVRIGAGSVVLRDVPSSCTVVGVPGRIIYRSGVRVAPLEHSNLPDSEAEVIRALVDRIEFLEQQIQTLQQSYSSTKTPALAGSLVCQKNELPKDGSVCYLRDKAIQEFLDGAGI; encoded by the coding sequence GTGCTATCTACACTGCGTGCTGACTTTCGTATCATATTTGACCGTGACCCAGCTGCTCGTAACTGGTTGGAGGTTTTATTTTGTTACCCCGGTTTGCAAGCCTTGGCATCTCATCGGCTGGCTCACTGGTTGCATCGCATCGGTATACCTTTAATTCCGCGTCTGATTTCGCACCTAGCTAGGTTTTTCACCGGCATCGAAATTCACCCAGGCGCCGTTATTGGACAAAGTGTATTTATTGACCACGGTATGGGTGTAGTCATTGGCGAAACTGCGATCGTTGGTGACTATGCGCTGATTTATCAAGGTGTTACCCTCGGTGGTACTGGCAAAGAAACTGGTAAGCGCCATCCTACTTTAGGTGAAAACGTTGTCGTTGGTGCTGGTGCTAAAGTTTTAGGCAATATTCAAATTGGGAACAATGTCCGCATTGGTGCTGGATCTGTTGTCTTGAGGGATGTACCTTCCAGTTGCACTGTCGTGGGTGTCCCTGGTCGCATCATCTACCGCTCTGGCGTCAGGGTTGCTCCCCTGGAACATAGTAATTTACCAGATTCCGAAGCCGAAGTCATCCGCGCCTTGGTTGACAGAATTGAATTTCTAGAACAACAAATACAAACTCTCCAACAATCCTATTCATCAACAAAAACCCCCGCTTTGGCAGGTAGTTTAGTCTGTCAAAAAAATGAATTACCAAAGGATGGCTCTGTTTGTTATCTCAGAGATAAAGCCATTCAAGAATTTTTGGATGGTGCGGGGATATAG
- a CDS encoding DUF4327 family protein: protein MDTVVQYDIEVIKEEVRQLLKKGLISRQQPIYSLFKYICDRDWESFELELENREFLLRDRIIDLLGREDWDQD from the coding sequence ATGGATACTGTTGTTCAATATGATATTGAGGTGATTAAAGAAGAGGTGCGACAATTACTCAAAAAAGGACTGATTAGCCGCCAACAACCCATTTATTCTCTGTTTAAATACATTTGTGACCGGGATTGGGAATCTTTTGAGCTTGAGTTAGAAAATCGTGAGTTTTTACTCAGAGATAGAATTATTGATTTATTAGGTCGTGAGGACTGGGATCAAGATTAA
- a CDS encoding Npun_F5749 family FMN-dependent PPOX-type flavoprotein, translated as MSLAPWRSAIAHALHRHRSLAYARYLQLATVRADGYPANRTLVFRGFLEDSNQLKFVTDARSEKADQIQQQPKAEICWYFPNTREQFRLTGHLTLVRNDNSSPALQPARITSWQELSDAARLQFAWPDPGKPRIEDKAAFQPPSPNPSEPPPNFCLLLLDPIQVDHLELRGEPQNRRLYQRNENQEWFCQEINP; from the coding sequence ATGTCTCTTGCACCTTGGCGAAGTGCGATCGCCCATGCTCTCCATCGCCACCGCTCTCTGGCTTACGCCCGTTATCTACAACTGGCGACAGTGCGCGCAGATGGTTATCCGGCAAATCGGACATTAGTCTTTCGCGGTTTTTTAGAAGATAGTAACCAATTAAAATTCGTTACTGATGCCCGTAGCGAGAAAGCCGATCAGATACAGCAACAACCCAAAGCAGAAATTTGCTGGTATTTCCCCAACACGCGGGAACAATTCCGGCTCACTGGTCATTTAACACTAGTCCGCAATGATAATTCCTCACCGGCTCTGCAGCCAGCCCGCATCACCAGTTGGCAAGAACTGAGTGACGCGGCGCGTCTACAATTTGCTTGGCCTGATCCTGGTAAACCGAGAATTGAAGACAAAGCAGCTTTTCAACCACCATCACCCAATCCTAGCGAACCACCGCCTAATTTTTGCTTATTGCTACTTGACCCCATACAAGTAGATCATTTAGAACTACGCGGCGAACCACAAAACCGCCGACTTTATCAGCGCAACGAAAATCAAGAATGGTTTTGCCAAGAAATTAATCCTTAG
- a CDS encoding proteasome protein: MEIENLERLQKYAEFILQKIDSVPQSLSEQEDWIPASLDQCLVNLREAAQKTVELATSPVKIGVMGEFSSGKTLLLGSLIGYGDALPVSENPTTGNVTAIHIVPQDTFATTQLSNFTIDYLDDEEVEECLGFMLAEANRRTIAAGLPPALLSKLKSGKDILNWCEETWNSSKNLELRYLLRELILFVRANQSYGEAMCGGHYQIDATTAREGLQLAEQPMAIQTLSFKDLPPAHIRLPSPPQQLSTKLLQNSFPLIRRVDIEVKISREIWDVSGATEFILLDFPGLGAANSGARDTFLSLRELAEVQTILVLLNGKSPGSDRANKIFTMMQQQRPGQDLKDLILVGVGRFDQLPLDSEGGERELDQLIADTANNSLHINSVFSKLKVLQTTIDTASAFTSQKDRILLLSPLLGLADLAKRSSTIKAGTPEFLANLEYPNYLDQSQRLQEKWGQLSEKLLATDPRNYLGKQLSYFAQDGSIAKLRELIESHVATHGLKQLYTDTQRAAEAVRQEQNNLKNMLTEIHEQGIQTRENTALIDLRSAIENLDKTYRDFLKNLTQEPLKDRKGVSVSDVVKEELTYRIINWHQWTLLFNKINNGVIAIAESKGAAGKLFERGNRANNTLPTKSDDFYPAFAKTVKELEEFARDRIQQAVVDWLTKLSHQVATERDYLKGILSPEQEQDIEAKFGVEEADLFYKLLLGCDPLQWKDAIITEINSQEKTIAPEVIFPLARQDDKHNIGQIFDWAPERNQGISKSANHQMFVLRLRDEITASASLHLVQYVSEINQQVNLELEGILDQIIPSLQNISKKESLLRFIADGDLTGEAAIPTWLEILAEVTDIV; the protein is encoded by the coding sequence ATGGAAATAGAAAACCTGGAGCGGTTACAAAAATACGCTGAATTTATCCTCCAGAAAATCGACTCAGTACCCCAATCCCTATCAGAACAAGAAGATTGGATACCAGCAAGCCTCGATCAATGCTTAGTAAATTTACGGGAAGCTGCACAAAAAACTGTAGAACTTGCTACCTCACCAGTGAAAATCGGCGTCATGGGAGAGTTTAGCAGTGGTAAAACTTTACTTTTAGGTAGCCTCATCGGCTATGGAGACGCTTTACCAGTCAGCGAAAACCCGACTACAGGGAACGTAACTGCAATTCATATTGTTCCCCAAGATACCTTTGCTACAACACAATTAAGTAATTTTACTATAGATTATCTCGATGATGAAGAGGTGGAAGAATGTTTAGGCTTTATGTTAGCAGAAGCCAACCGCCGGACAATCGCTGCTGGACTTCCCCCAGCGCTACTTTCTAAACTCAAATCAGGAAAAGATATTCTCAATTGGTGTGAGGAAACATGGAATAGTAGTAAAAATTTAGAGTTGCGTTATTTGCTCAGAGAGTTAATATTATTTGTTCGAGCTAATCAATCTTATGGAGAAGCAATGTGTGGTGGGCATTATCAAATTGATGCTACCACTGCTCGTGAAGGGTTGCAATTAGCTGAACAACCGATGGCTATCCAAACTCTCAGTTTTAAAGATTTACCACCAGCCCATATTCGCCTACCTAGTCCACCCCAACAATTATCCACAAAGTTATTACAAAATAGTTTTCCTTTGATTCGTCGTGTCGATATTGAAGTGAAAATATCGCGGGAAATTTGGGATGTGTCTGGTGCGACTGAATTTATTTTGTTGGATTTTCCAGGATTGGGTGCTGCGAATTCAGGAGCGAGAGATACGTTTTTATCACTGCGAGAATTAGCAGAAGTTCAGACAATTTTAGTGCTGCTAAATGGTAAATCACCGGGTAGCGATCGCGCTAACAAAATCTTTACCATGATGCAGCAACAACGACCAGGACAAGACCTCAAGGATTTAATTTTAGTGGGTGTAGGTCGTTTCGATCAATTACCTTTAGATAGTGAAGGCGGCGAAAGAGAACTTGATCAATTAATTGCGGATACTGCTAATAATAGCTTACATATAAATAGCGTCTTCTCCAAGCTCAAAGTTCTGCAAACTACTATTGATACTGCAAGTGCATTTACTAGCCAAAAAGACAGAATTCTTTTGCTATCGCCCCTCTTAGGATTAGCCGATTTAGCTAAACGCTCCAGTACAATTAAAGCAGGAACACCAGAGTTTTTAGCTAATTTAGAATATCCCAATTATCTAGACCAGTCTCAGCGATTGCAAGAAAAATGGGGACAGTTAAGCGAAAAATTGTTAGCGACAGACCCCAGGAATTATTTAGGTAAACAACTGAGTTACTTTGCTCAGGATGGAAGTATCGCCAAGTTGCGAGAATTGATTGAAAGTCATGTAGCAACTCATGGACTGAAGCAACTATATACAGATACTCAAAGAGCGGCTGAAGCAGTGCGTCAAGAACAAAACAATCTCAAAAATATGCTCACAGAAATTCATGAGCAAGGGATACAAACGAGAGAAAATACAGCTTTAATTGACTTGCGATCAGCTATCGAAAATTTAGATAAAACCTACCGAGATTTTCTCAAAAATTTAACCCAAGAACCTCTGAAAGACCGCAAGGGTGTGAGTGTGAGTGATGTAGTTAAAGAAGAGTTAACTTATAGAATTATCAATTGGCATCAGTGGACTTTGTTATTCAATAAAATCAATAATGGAGTGATAGCGATCGCTGAATCCAAAGGTGCGGCGGGTAAGTTATTTGAGCGAGGAAATAGAGCTAATAATACCCTCCCTACCAAAAGCGATGATTTTTATCCAGCCTTTGCTAAAACCGTCAAAGAATTAGAAGAATTTGCCCGCGATCGCATTCAGCAAGCTGTGGTAGATTGGTTAACTAAATTATCTCATCAAGTAGCTACAGAACGCGATTATTTAAAAGGTATTCTTAGTCCAGAACAAGAACAAGATATCGAAGCAAAATTTGGTGTTGAAGAAGCTGATCTATTTTATAAACTGCTCTTGGGATGCGATCCGCTGCAATGGAAAGATGCCATAATTACCGAAATTAATAGCCAAGAAAAAACCATCGCCCCAGAAGTGATATTTCCCCTAGCGCGCCAAGACGATAAACACAACATTGGTCAAATTTTTGATTGGGCGCCAGAGCGAAATCAAGGTATATCTAAATCAGCTAATCATCAAATGTTCGTATTGCGGCTGCGAGATGAAATTACAGCCAGCGCCAGTCTCCATCTTGTGCAATATGTGAGCGAAATTAATCAACAAGTTAATTTGGAATTAGAGGGAATTTTAGATCAAATTATTCCCAGTTTGCAAAATATTTCTAAAAAAGAAAGCTTGTTGAGGTTTATTGCAGATGGAGATTTAACAGGTGAAGCAGCTATTCCTACTTGGTTGGAAATATTAGCTGAAGTTACTGATATTGTTTGA
- a CDS encoding aldo/keto reductase gives MNLPTASRLQFTSDLNICRVLNGMWQVSGGHGRIDAKTAIETMFKYVDAGFTTWDLADHYGPAEDLIGEFRRQLVATRGQAALSNLQAFTKWVPRPGKMTKKIVEDNINISLKRMDVDSLDLMQFHWWEYQDKNYLDALKYMGELQTEGKIKHLALTNFDTEHLQIIVESGIKIVSNQVQFSLVDRRPEVNMSKFCQQHEIKLFTYGTVCGGLLSEKYLGKSEPRGLNLATVSLRKYKQMIDAWGGWRLFQDLLSVLKQIADRYAVSIANVAVRYILDQPAVGGVIVGARLGISEHLADNSQVFSFALSSEDLNLIETVSGQSRDLYELIGDCGDEYRR, from the coding sequence ATGAATCTACCAACAGCTAGTCGCCTACAATTTACTTCCGACTTAAACATTTGCCGAGTTTTAAATGGTATGTGGCAAGTATCCGGTGGTCATGGACGCATCGATGCTAAAACTGCTATCGAAACTATGTTTAAATATGTAGATGCAGGTTTTACAACTTGGGATTTAGCAGACCATTACGGCCCTGCTGAAGATTTAATTGGTGAGTTTCGTCGTCAACTAGTTGCGACCCGTGGACAGGCGGCTTTATCTAACTTACAAGCCTTCACTAAATGGGTACCTCGTCCTGGGAAAATGACTAAGAAAATAGTTGAGGATAATATTAATATCTCCCTGAAAAGGATGGATGTGGATTCATTAGATTTAATGCAATTTCACTGGTGGGAATACCAGGATAAAAATTACCTGGATGCTCTCAAATATATGGGAGAACTGCAAACTGAAGGTAAGATTAAACATTTGGCTTTGACTAATTTTGATACAGAACATCTGCAAATTATTGTGGAATCAGGGATCAAGATAGTGTCTAATCAAGTGCAATTTTCTTTAGTTGATCGTCGTCCAGAAGTAAATATGAGCAAGTTTTGTCAACAACATGAGATTAAACTATTTACTTATGGGACTGTTTGTGGTGGTCTATTATCAGAAAAGTATTTAGGAAAATCCGAACCACGAGGGTTAAATTTAGCTACCGTTAGCTTGCGAAAATATAAGCAGATGATTGATGCTTGGGGTGGTTGGCGATTATTTCAAGATTTGCTTTCTGTTCTCAAACAAATTGCTGATCGATATGCAGTTAGTATTGCTAATGTTGCAGTCAGATATATTTTAGATCAGCCTGCTGTGGGTGGTGTAATTGTGGGTGCGAGACTGGGGATATCTGAGCATTTAGCTGACAATTCTCAAGTGTTTAGTTTTGCTTTGAGTTCTGAAGATTTAAATTTGATAGAAACGGTATCTGGTCAGTCACGAGATTTGTATGAGTTAATTGGTGATTGTGGTGATGAATATCGTCGGTGA
- a CDS encoding serine/threonine protein kinase, whose translation MSLCINPVCPQPQQSDDDENRFCAGCGSQLLLQGRYRVVRLLSESTGFSQVYEIRDQDTLKILKVLREDLAKDTKAVELFQQEASILKQLNHPGIPQVDEYFQYQTRNDLILHCIVMEKINGIDLEKWLQQQENQPISQAQAINWLRQLVEILNLLHSQQYLHRDIKPANIMLRFPVVEQDKGNLVLIDFGTASEITTDKTPIMSSGYSAVEQMSGEATPQSDFYALGRTFVFLLTGYHPLDMYDIQQNVLQWRDRAPHISPSLLNLIDWLMTPQIDKRPINAQEILQRLEAITQQLTPQPETAQLTPKNPRKKLPLLALLAALVASLGLIVVLGLIMRSLNFNPAINSAQTPQKKGQIDYFTYATGQDNQGRTAEFNIAILSGEYQWLAGSNFQIKNNDKIISLDLLKLNLEQENIQTIIEEPTEIISVGTASCGGKIKTAQRRALERAQQTQILAKKLFKNTATVQNYRLLNLGQFQRKDCQPNQNYTTYQTSVIIIGVRNKTPGVILDQALKNRLEKNPFADFKPRDYSLGSPAKFKTIPSNI comes from the coding sequence ATGAGCCTTTGTATTAATCCCGTTTGTCCTCAACCGCAGCAATCGGATGATGATGAAAACCGATTCTGTGCAGGTTGTGGTTCGCAATTGTTATTGCAAGGGCGCTATCGAGTAGTGCGCTTGTTGAGCGAAAGTACTGGCTTTAGTCAAGTCTATGAAATCCGCGATCAAGACACACTAAAAATCCTCAAAGTTCTGAGAGAGGATTTAGCCAAAGACACAAAAGCCGTAGAACTATTTCAGCAAGAAGCAAGTATCCTGAAACAACTAAATCATCCTGGTATTCCTCAAGTAGATGAATACTTTCAATATCAAACTAGAAATGATTTGATATTGCACTGTATTGTCATGGAAAAAATCAATGGAATTGATTTAGAAAAATGGTTACAACAGCAAGAAAATCAGCCCATTTCTCAAGCCCAAGCTATAAATTGGTTGAGACAATTAGTTGAAATTTTAAATTTATTACATAGCCAACAATACTTGCATCGAGATATTAAACCTGCTAACATCATGCTGAGATTTCCCGTTGTTGAGCAAGATAAAGGAAATCTCGTATTAATTGACTTTGGTACAGCCAGCGAAATCACGACCGATAAAACGCCAATTATGTCATCTGGCTATAGTGCTGTAGAGCAAATGAGTGGTGAAGCCACACCGCAATCAGATTTCTATGCTTTAGGACGCACCTTTGTATTTCTATTAACAGGATATCATCCCTTAGATATGTATGATATTCAACAAAACGTCTTGCAATGGCGCGATCGCGCTCCTCATATTTCTCCGTCGCTATTGAATTTAATTGATTGGTTAATGACGCCACAAATAGACAAACGCCCGATAAATGCCCAAGAAATTTTACAGCGATTAGAAGCAATTACACAACAGTTAACACCACAGCCAGAAACTGCACAATTAACGCCAAAAAACCCGAGAAAAAAACTACCACTGCTGGCTTTATTAGCAGCACTAGTGGCGTCATTGGGATTAATTGTGGTATTAGGATTAATCATGCGATCGCTTAATTTTAATCCAGCCATTAATTCCGCACAAACACCACAAAAAAAAGGACAAATTGATTATTTTACCTATGCAACAGGACAAGACAATCAAGGGAGAACAGCCGAATTTAATATAGCCATTTTATCAGGCGAATATCAATGGCTTGCAGGTAGCAACTTTCAAATTAAAAATAACGATAAAATTATTAGTCTTGACCTACTAAAATTAAACTTAGAACAAGAAAACATACAAACAATCATAGAAGAACCAACCGAGATAATCTCCGTTGGAACAGCTTCCTGTGGAGGTAAAATCAAAACTGCACAACGCCGCGCCCTAGAACGTGCTCAACAAACACAAATTTTAGCCAAAAAACTATTTAAAAACACAGCCACAGTTCAAAATTATCGCTTATTAAACCTCGGTCAATTCCAGCGCAAAGACTGTCAACCAAACCAAAACTATACAACATATCAAACCAGCGTAATTATCATCGGCGTCAGAAACAAAACTCCAGGCGTAATTTTAGATCAAGCCTTAAAAAATAGATTAGAAAAAAATCCCTTCGCCGACTTCAAACCACGAGATTATTCTCTAGGTTCTCCAGCCAAATTTAAAACCATACCCAGCAATATCTAA
- a CDS encoding virulence factor SrfB produces the protein MNPFQLQNHTDKQTTEKPQKRFPGWFALDFGTSNSTVTLFDPIEVPIAEILPREQELRLRERLGKWLSSPVEEALPDVSESDWEKFLADISKNLQIEPNQLSEIFESDNREKFLETIRQIELCLGNSDRFRRAVSKKLYQIYHEVFRVPTLESQNLIPVVLDIDRRHTEIKSELEIAQIPNLQLRMGREASDNRKKAIAQGTSSSLKEIISRFHHSPKRYFGQDKSFPIILEGKETTINVNELIQAAWGHLIELTEDYRQRARRRFSEGDFLTAVVTYPTVAPPLVRKQVKELVQQLGIDDVQTAYDEAVSVAIFFLWREFGGNLNIGIESFKTRCHQDGNKWLQNVLVLDIGGGTTDLALIELTLEDKTPFFADNEDRGLGGRYYKLTPKLLGSSGHLQLGGELITLRIFKLLKVAIADALLTAVTTGNLASDKLEDLINSELNERFLEQGKFKTRSIFKCLDKENPEGDAAYKDALDTAEKVLPTRWQQAPQRLQTFYTLWEHAEAAKLKLGQKAPATFTLSEQQISELLTQSAIKYQMRDSSTINVTLDSEQFERAATSATREAIGIAKGLMESRLLNTTQKVDWLILSGKTCNLDLVQQQIYQEFSKSPYFVWNPERITFVLEFTKLATSAGACYAEKLRRLRFDPEESKGLLRKGANQLEINVKNLFYYLPCNFKRKTQSNELLSIFKAGQELHQIAPWENIAKVRTAWQGIQLTNIIYRQDYEDGDLRLWGSFDGKTLMEKLGMEEAEFLKKIKIQFEIDQTLQFSVLLSQGNPHYLIDVSGIDIGSAISAVAENSPLFTNEQLKWNIAIERPHQDLNDGDIAINVIESATVDQPDAYHLVFAADNTHQSALQQFHYLLDGSPQPETGLISNPLPPFPQNSQHTFYVYQTDMTTNTKKWIRIGALNKPEITTDYPCQYRVSLDNKGILRMHAGEVPYWTSNNPESLKQPGCVFRAELELQPNEVDKERDPFCGIH, from the coding sequence ATGAACCCTTTTCAATTGCAAAATCATACTGATAAACAAACTACAGAAAAACCACAAAAAAGGTTTCCGGGATGGTTCGCTTTAGATTTTGGTACTTCTAATTCGACAGTGACACTCTTCGATCCAATTGAAGTTCCAATTGCGGAGATTCTCCCCAGGGAACAGGAATTAAGATTACGCGAACGCTTGGGAAAATGGCTCAGTTCTCCAGTTGAGGAAGCCTTACCAGATGTAAGTGAGAGTGATTGGGAAAAGTTCCTAGCCGATATCAGCAAAAATTTGCAGATAGAACCGAATCAGTTAAGTGAGATTTTTGAAAGCGATAATCGAGAAAAGTTTTTAGAAACCATTCGCCAAATTGAACTGTGTTTAGGTAATAGCGATCGCTTTCGTCGCGCCGTCAGCAAAAAACTCTATCAAATCTATCATGAAGTGTTCCGCGTCCCCACCTTGGAATCACAAAATTTAATTCCTGTAGTTTTAGATATTGATCGGCGTCACACAGAAATTAAGAGTGAGTTAGAAATCGCTCAAATTCCCAACTTACAATTACGCATGGGTAGAGAAGCTAGCGATAACCGCAAAAAAGCGATCGCTCAAGGAACCAGCAGTTCTTTAAAGGAAATTATCAGCAGATTTCACCATTCACCTAAACGATACTTTGGTCAAGATAAGTCTTTCCCCATAATTTTAGAAGGTAAAGAAACCACCATTAATGTTAACGAATTAATTCAAGCTGCTTGGGGACATTTAATTGAGTTAACCGAAGATTATCGCCAACGCGCTAGACGGAGATTTTCTGAAGGTGATTTTCTCACAGCAGTAGTGACATATCCTACCGTCGCTCCACCGCTTGTGCGGAAACAAGTCAAAGAACTAGTGCAACAATTAGGAATTGACGACGTACAAACTGCTTATGATGAGGCTGTTTCTGTAGCTATATTTTTTCTGTGGCGCGAATTTGGTGGAAATCTCAATATCGGAATTGAATCTTTCAAAACCCGTTGTCATCAAGATGGGAATAAATGGTTACAAAATGTTTTAGTTTTAGATATTGGGGGTGGTACTACCGACTTAGCTTTAATTGAATTAACCCTAGAAGATAAAACTCCTTTCTTCGCTGACAATGAAGATAGAGGTTTAGGAGGAAGATACTATAAACTGACACCGAAACTATTAGGTTCCTCCGGACATTTACAGCTAGGAGGAGAATTAATTACCTTGCGAATTTTTAAACTTTTAAAAGTAGCGATCGCCGATGCTCTCCTCACAGCAGTTACCACAGGTAACTTAGCCAGCGATAAACTAGAAGACTTAATTAATTCTGAATTAAACGAGCGGTTTCTTGAACAAGGAAAATTCAAAACACGTAGTATTTTCAAATGTTTAGATAAAGAAAATCCTGAAGGAGATGCTGCTTACAAAGATGCTTTAGATACCGCTGAGAAAGTGTTACCTACCCGTTGGCAACAAGCCCCCCAGCGTCTACAAACATTTTATACCTTGTGGGAACACGCCGAAGCAGCCAAACTCAAACTCGGACAAAAAGCACCAGCAACTTTCACCCTTTCTGAACAGCAAATATCCGAACTGCTGACCCAAAGTGCTATTAAATACCAAATGCGAGACAGCAGTACAATTAACGTCACCCTTGATAGCGAACAATTTGAACGAGCCGCTACCTCAGCCACCAGAGAAGCAATTGGTATCGCTAAAGGCTTAATGGAAAGTCGCCTACTTAATACTACGCAAAAAGTTGACTGGTTAATTTTATCCGGTAAAACCTGTAATCTCGACCTCGTACAACAGCAAATCTATCAAGAATTTAGCAAATCTCCATATTTCGTCTGGAATCCCGAACGCATTACCTTTGTTCTGGAATTTACCAAACTAGCCACCTCTGCTGGCGCCTGCTATGCTGAAAAGTTGCGAAGACTCAGATTCGACCCTGAAGAATCTAAAGGATTGCTGCGTAAAGGTGCTAACCAGCTAGAAATTAACGTCAAAAACCTATTCTATTATTTGCCCTGCAACTTCAAACGCAAAACCCAAAGTAACGAACTATTATCCATATTTAAAGCCGGACAAGAACTTCATCAAATCGCTCCTTGGGAAAACATAGCCAAAGTGCGTACTGCATGGCAAGGGATACAATTAACTAACATTATATATCGCCAAGATTACGAAGATGGAGACTTAAGATTGTGGGGGAGCTTCGACGGTAAAACCCTCATGGAAAAACTGGGAATGGAAGAAGCTGAGTTTCTAAAAAAAATCAAAATTCAATTTGAAATTGACCAAACCCTACAATTTAGTGTCTTACTTTCTCAAGGAAATCCCCACTACTTAATAGATGTTTCTGGAATTGATATCGGTTCAGCAATATCTGCAGTTGCTGAAAATTCTCCCCTATTCACCAACGAGCAATTAAAGTGGAATATCGCCATTGAACGCCCCCATCAAGACTTAAATGATGGTGATATCGCCATCAACGTGATTGAATCTGCAACCGTTGATCAACCAGATGCATATCATTTAGTTTTTGCAGCAGATAATACACACCAATCAGCCCTACAACAGTTCCACTATCTTCTTGATGGTTCGCCCCAACCCGAAACCGGACTAATTAGTAATCCCTTACCTCCCTTCCCCCAAAATAGTCAACACACCTTCTATGTTTATCAAACTGATATGACAACCAATACCAAAAAATGGATCCGAATTGGTGCTCTTAATAAACCAGAAATTACCACAGATTATCCTTGTCAATATCGCGTCAGCCTTGACAACAAAGGTATCCTACGAATGCACGCAGGTGAAGTCCCCTACTGGACATCAAATAATCCAGAATCTCTCAAACAACCGGGGTGCGTTTTTCGGGCTGAACTAGAATTACAACCCAATGAAGTTGATAAAGAACGCGACCCTTTTTGCGGGATACATTAG
- a CDS encoding alpha/beta fold hydrolase: MPLRQTLAKSDIQLSYWEWNQGKEPLLLLHGLGDHALVWSSFADDLSADYHIIAPDMRGHGDSSKPDKDYSFASAIADLEALMAHVGWSSAHIVSHSWTGKLAAIWARENPQCLRSMTLVDPIFIWKFPGIFQATFPLLYRVLPFLKSMGPFTSYEAAVEQARNSSQYQGWTPLHQQVFQAGIEQKPDGRWGSKLAVAARDGIFAEVMRVAGLTIPIDIPTLFVQPERGVNRQNWQLKPYKTYLKNLTICQVPGNHWPFLAQPETFNQTVKAFLEQNR, encoded by the coding sequence ATGCCTTTACGTCAAACCCTTGCCAAGTCTGATATCCAGCTGTCTTATTGGGAGTGGAATCAAGGAAAAGAACCCTTGCTGCTATTACACGGTTTAGGCGACCATGCTTTAGTTTGGTCTAGTTTTGCAGATGATTTGTCTGCAGATTATCACATCATCGCCCCAGATATGCGCGGTCATGGCGACAGCAGCAAGCCTGACAAAGATTATAGTTTTGCCAGTGCGATCGCTGATTTGGAAGCACTGATGGCTCACGTGGGATGGTCTAGTGCTCATATTGTCAGCCACTCTTGGACGGGTAAATTAGCAGCTATTTGGGCTAGAGAAAATCCCCAATGCTTGCGGAGTATGACTTTGGTTGATCCCATCTTCATTTGGAAATTTCCCGGTATCTTTCAAGCCACATTTCCGCTGTTGTATCGTGTTTTGCCTTTTCTCAAAAGCATGGGGCCCTTCACCAGTTATGAAGCAGCCGTAGAGCAAGCCCGTAATTCCAGCCAATATCAAGGCTGGACTCCCCTACATCAGCAAGTTTTTCAAGCCGGAATTGAGCAAAAACCTGATGGTCGCTGGGGAAGCAAATTAGCCGTTGCTGCTCGTGACGGAATTTTTGCCGAAGTGATGCGGGTTGCTGGTTTAACAATTCCTATTGACATTCCTACGCTGTTTGTGCAACCAGAAAGAGGCGTCAATCGCCAAAATTGGCAACTTAAACCCTACAAAACCTACCTGAAAAATTTAACCATCTGCCAAGTTCCTGGTAATCATTGGCCGTTTTTAGCCCAACCAGAAACATTTAACCAAACAGTAAAAGCTTTCCTAGAACAAAATAGGTGA